Within Pseudomonas sp. LBUM920, the genomic segment GGCGTTTTTCATTCAGCGATTACCAATCAAGCCTGATCAGCCAACCGCCACGTCGTCCCGCCCTTCCCGTCTTCCAACACCACACCCATCGCGGTCAGTTGGTCACGGATACGGTCGGATTCCGCCCAGTCTTTATTAGCCCGCGCAGCCAGACGCGCCTGAATCAGCGCATCCACTTGCGCCGCATCCACACGCCCTTCGGCGCCGGCTTGCAGGAAGTCATCGGCTTCCATCTGCAGCACACCCAGCACGCTGGCCAGCTCTTTCAAGCGCGCAGCCAGCCCGGCCGCTGCCTCCAGATCAGTCTCGCGCAAGCGGTTGATCTCACGCACCATCTCGAACAGCACCGCGCAGGCTTCCGGCGTGCCGAAGTCGTCGTTCATCACTTCGGTAAACCGTGCAACGAACGCTTCACCTCCGGCAGGTGCCACGGCTGGCAGGCCTTTCAACGCGTGGTAGAAACGCTCCAGGGCGCCTTTGGCGTCCTTGAGGTTGTCTTCCGAGTAGTTAATGGCGCTGCGGTAGTGGCTGGACACCAGCAGGTAACGCACCACTTCCGGGTGGTACTTTTCCAGCACGTCGCGGATGGTGAAGAAGTTGTTCAAGGACTTGGACATCTTCTCGCCATTGATGCGGATCATGCCGCAGTGCATCCAGGCGTTGGCGTACGTCTTGCCGGTGGCGGCTTCGCTTTGGGCGATTTCGTTTTCGTGGTGCGGGAACTCAAGGTCGCTACCGCCGCCATGAATGTCGAAAGTCTCGCCCAGGCAGCAGGTGGACATCACCGAGCACTCGATGTGCCAGCCCGGACGCCCGGCGCCCCATGGCGACTCCCAGCTCGGCTCGCCGGGCTTGGTGCCTTTCCACAGCACGAAGTCGAGCGGGTCTTGCTTGGCTTCGTCGACTTCGATGCGTGCGCCGATGCGCAGGTCTTCGATTTTCTTGCGCGACAGCTTGCCGTAGCCCATGAACTTGGCCACGCGGTAGTACACGTCGCCATTGCCGGGGGCGTAGGCATAACCCTTGTCGATCAGGGTCTGGATCATCGCGTGCATGCCCGGAATGTGATCCGTGGCGCGCGGTTCCATGTCCGGCTTGAGGATGTTGAGGCGCGCCTCGTCCTCGTGCATGGCAGCAATCATGCGTTCGGTCAGCGCGTCAAACGACTCGCCGTTTTCGTTGGCACGGTTGATGATCTTGTCGTCGATGTCGGTGATGTTGCGCACATAGGTCAAGTCATAGCCGCTGAAACGCAACCAGCGGGTCACCAGGTCGAAGGCAACCATGCTGCGGCCGTGGCCGATGTGGCAGTAGTCGTACACGGTCATGCCGCACACGTACATGCGCACCTTGTTGCCATCCAGCGGCTTGAAGACTTCTTTGGTCTTGCTCAGTGTGTTGTAGATCGTTAGCACGATGCGTCCTTTTCTCTGTATGCAAAGCCGCTCACGGCTGCATCACTGGCCCCACGAATCACGCAGGGTCACGGTACGGTTGAATACCGGCTGACCAGGTTTCGAGTCCTTGATATCTGCGCAGAAGTAACCTTCGCGCTCAAACTGGAAACGGTCTTCCGGCTGTGCGTCGCCAAGCGATGGCTCGGCACGACAACCGGTGAGCACTTGCAGGGAATCAGGGTTGATGTTGTCCAGGAAGCTCGCGCTGTCTTCAGCCTTTTCAGGGTTCGGCGAACGGAACAGACGATCGTACAAACGCACTTCGCATTCGATGCTGGCAGCCGCCGGCACCCAGTGGACCACGCCTTTGACCTTACGGCCTTCCGGGTTCTTGCCCAGGGTTTCGGGGTCGTAGGAGCAACGCAGTTCGACGATGTTGCCATCGGCGTCCTTGATCGCTTCATCGGCGCGGATCACGTAGCTGCCGCGCAGACGCACTTCGCCATTCGGCTCCAAGCGCTTGTAGCCTTTTGGCGGCTCTTCCATGAAGTCATCGCGGTCGATGTAGATTTCGCGGGCGAACGGCAGCTTGCGCACGCCGAGTTCTTCTTTTTGCGGATGACGCGGCAGTTCGAGGTTGTCGACCTTGTCTTCCGGGTAGTTGGTAATCACCACTTTCAACGGACGCAGCACGCACATGGCGCGCGGTGCGTTGGCGTCGAGGTCCTGACGGATGCTGAACTCGAGCATGCCGTAGTCGACCACGCCGTCGGAGCGGTTGGTGCCAACCATCTCGCAGAAATTACGGATCGACGCCGGGGTATAACCGCGACGACGGAAGCCCGACAGCGTCGACATGCGCGGGTCGTCCCAGCCATGCACGTGCTTTTCATCAACCAGTTGCTTGAGCTTGCGCTTGCTGGTGATGGTGTAGTTCAGGTTCAGGCGGCTGAATTCGTACTGACGCGGGTGCGCCGGCACCGGCAGGCTGTCGAGGAACCACTCGTACAGCGG encodes:
- a CDS encoding glutamine--tRNA ligase/YqeY domain fusion protein, whose protein sequence is MSKPTVDPTSNSKAGPAVPVNFLRPIIQADLDSGKHTQIVTRFPPEPNGYLHIGHAKSICVNFGLAQEFGGVTHLRFDDTNPAKEDQEYIDAIESDIKWLGFEWSGEVRYASKYFDQLFDWAVELIKAGKAYVDDLTPEQAKEYRGSLTEPGKNSPFRDRSVEENLDWFNRMRAGEFPDGARVLRAKIDMASPNMNLRDPIMYRIRHAHHHQTGDKWCIYPNYDFTHGQSDAIEGITHSICTLEFESHRPLYEWFLDSLPVPAHPRQYEFSRLNLNYTITSKRKLKQLVDEKHVHGWDDPRMSTLSGFRRRGYTPASIRNFCEMVGTNRSDGVVDYGMLEFSIRQDLDANAPRAMCVLRPLKVVITNYPEDKVDNLELPRHPQKEELGVRKLPFAREIYIDRDDFMEEPPKGYKRLEPNGEVRLRGSYVIRADEAIKDADGNIVELRCSYDPETLGKNPEGRKVKGVVHWVPAAASIECEVRLYDRLFRSPNPEKAEDSASFLDNINPDSLQVLTGCRAEPSLGDAQPEDRFQFEREGYFCADIKDSKPGQPVFNRTVTLRDSWGQ
- the cysS gene encoding cysteine--tRNA ligase; its protein translation is MLTIYNTLSKTKEVFKPLDGNKVRMYVCGMTVYDYCHIGHGRSMVAFDLVTRWLRFSGYDLTYVRNITDIDDKIINRANENGESFDALTERMIAAMHEDEARLNILKPDMEPRATDHIPGMHAMIQTLIDKGYAYAPGNGDVYYRVAKFMGYGKLSRKKIEDLRIGARIEVDEAKQDPLDFVLWKGTKPGEPSWESPWGAGRPGWHIECSVMSTCCLGETFDIHGGGSDLEFPHHENEIAQSEAATGKTYANAWMHCGMIRINGEKMSKSLNNFFTIRDVLEKYHPEVVRYLLVSSHYRSAINYSEDNLKDAKGALERFYHALKGLPAVAPAGGEAFVARFTEVMNDDFGTPEACAVLFEMVREINRLRETDLEAAAGLAARLKELASVLGVLQMEADDFLQAGAEGRVDAAQVDALIQARLAARANKDWAESDRIRDQLTAMGVVLEDGKGGTTWRLADQA